One window of Salegentibacter sp. Hel_I_6 genomic DNA carries:
- a CDS encoding SPOR domain-containing protein, which translates to MRKLSINKILFSCLISGFSFLNLTAQEAQVNISENNKLSKLLELKADMNKNDEIGDRFKIQLFYGNNGEANEVIKDYRSKFDYPSLIAYEAPNYKVWVGKFRSRLEADRALLKIKESFPSAFIPKPRRK; encoded by the coding sequence ATGAGAAAATTAAGCATAAACAAAATATTATTTAGCTGTTTGATCTCAGGATTCTCTTTTCTGAATTTAACAGCCCAGGAAGCCCAGGTTAATATTAGTGAAAATAATAAGCTATCTAAACTTTTGGAGCTTAAAGCTGATATGAATAAAAATGATGAAATTGGAGATCGCTTTAAAATTCAACTTTTTTACGGAAATAACGGCGAAGCTAATGAGGTAATTAAAGACTACCGAAGCAAATTCGACTATCCTTCTTTAATAGCTTACGAGGCGCCAAATTATAAGGTATGGGTAGGAAAATTCAGAAGTAGATTAGAAGCAGACAGGGCACTTTTAAAAATAAAAGAAAGCTTCCCTTCTGCATTTATTCCAAAACCCAGGAGAAAATAA
- a CDS encoding DUF3341 domain-containing protein, whose amino-acid sequence MASKVIHALYNDDDLLLQAVKQVREARYHIGEIYTPMPVHGLDKAMGLEPTRLAITSFLYGLVGLGVAVAMMNFIMIEDWPQDIGGKPSFSFLENLPAFVPIIFELTVFFAAHLMVITFYMRSKLWPFKQAENPDVRTTDDMFLMEVDVANHNVEDLTDFLYNTGAAEINLIDNK is encoded by the coding sequence ATGGCATCAAAAGTTATACACGCTCTTTATAATGATGACGATTTGCTTCTGCAAGCTGTAAAGCAGGTTAGGGAGGCTCGTTATCATATTGGTGAAATTTATACACCAATGCCGGTACACGGTTTGGATAAAGCCATGGGCTTAGAACCTACTCGTTTGGCAATTACTTCATTTCTTTACGGTCTTGTTGGACTTGGTGTTGCAGTTGCAATGATGAACTTTATCATGATAGAAGATTGGCCGCAGGATATAGGTGGAAAACCAAGTTTTAGTTTTCTCGAAAATTTACCGGCTTTTGTTCCTATTATTTTTGAACTTACGGTGTTTTTTGCAGCTCACCTTATGGTAATTACTTTTTATATGAGAAGTAAATTATGGCCTTTTAAACAAGCTGAAAATCCTGATGTAAGAACTACAGATGATATGTTTCTTATGGAGGTTGATGTAGCTAACCATAATGTAGAAGATCTTACAGATTTTCTTTACAATACCGGTGCAGCAGAAATTAATTTAATAGATAATAAATAG
- a CDS encoding cytochrome c has product MKNLFYKAIVLFLVGGVVMSCSDKDSPNYQYMPDMYEPVGYEAYGEYDIFENGQEAKLPVEGSIPRGWKPYDYEDSQEGMATAKQELTNPLAYTEDNLIEGKQLYTIYCAVCHGDNGDGQGILAEREKILGVPAYDDAGRAITEGSVYHVIYYGLNSMGSYAAQTSEEERWKITHYVMSLKDELAGNEERDYEEEPEDGEEPKISEANPTRVERAQEDADEGQGESTSLSEEEENNN; this is encoded by the coding sequence ATGAAAAATTTGTTCTATAAAGCGATAGTTTTGTTCCTTGTTGGGGGCGTGGTTATGTCCTGTTCAGATAAGGACAGTCCTAATTATCAATATATGCCAGATATGTATGAGCCTGTAGGATACGAAGCTTATGGTGAATATGATATTTTTGAAAATGGGCAGGAAGCCAAGCTTCCGGTAGAGGGATCTATTCCAAGAGGATGGAAGCCTTATGATTATGAAGATAGCCAGGAAGGAATGGCAACAGCTAAGCAAGAACTTACTAATCCTCTTGCGTATACTGAAGATAACCTTATCGAAGGTAAACAGCTATATACTATATACTGTGCAGTTTGTCACGGAGATAATGGTGATGGTCAGGGAATTCTTGCTGAACGTGAAAAAATACTTGGTGTACCTGCCTATGATGATGCTGGTCGTGCTATTACCGAGGGTAGTGTTTATCATGTAATTTATTACGGATTAAACTCTATGGGCTCTTATGCAGCGCAAACAAGCGAAGAAGAACGTTGGAAGATTACTCACTATGTAATGAGTCTTAAAGATGAATTAGCTGGTAACGAAGAAAGAGATTACGAGGAAGAGCCGGAAGATGGAGAGGAGCCTAAAATTTCTGAAGCAAACCCTACCAGGGTAGAACGTGCTCAGGAAGATGCCGATGAAGGACAGGGTGAAAGTACAAGCCTATCAGAGGAGGAAGAAAACAATAATTAA
- a CDS encoding c-type cytochrome — protein sequence MKKVKYRHSTSRLLLLGVAFFLSFSVLGFAQDDSSQGDEGEQQEQTEESGDSEASAAAEASALGDASNGKSIFNSQCAACHKPYSDGIGPALNGVTERRDMDWLYRWIKNSQDLISSGDDEAVAIYEEYNQTAMPAFPQLSNEDIDDILAYVEQPKPEPQQAQAGEGSGGGDSSGGGVSINVVLGILLFVLVMLLAVLFLVNKTLRNFAQASGVVIPEKPKRKPIWKSFVENQFLVLVSAVFGLLVVGYFAYGFFMQVGIDQGYEPIQPIHYSHRIHAGDNQIDCKYCHSSARTSKQAGIPSLNVCMNCHKTISEVAPETATDEYSKEFYDGEIAKLYDAVGWDVGEQDYTGEQKPVKWVRLHNLPDFAYFNHSQHVSVGGVQCQKCHGPIEEMEIVYQDAPLTMGWCINCHRDTKVRMEGNEYYEKIHEELSKKYGVEELTVAQMGGLECAKCHY from the coding sequence ATGAAAAAGGTGAAATACCGCCACTCAACTTCGCGACTATTGCTCTTAGGTGTAGCATTTTTTCTTTCATTTAGCGTTTTGGGATTTGCTCAAGACGATTCTTCTCAGGGAGATGAAGGTGAGCAGCAAGAACAAACTGAAGAATCTGGAGACTCAGAAGCATCTGCCGCGGCAGAGGCGTCTGCCTTGGGTGATGCCAGTAATGGAAAGTCTATCTTCAATTCTCAATGTGCTGCCTGTCACAAACCATATTCTGATGGTATTGGTCCGGCTTTAAATGGCGTTACAGAGAGAAGAGATATGGATTGGCTGTATCGTTGGATCAAAAATAGCCAGGACTTAATCTCTTCTGGAGATGATGAGGCTGTTGCTATTTACGAGGAGTACAATCAAACGGCGATGCCGGCTTTTCCTCAATTGTCTAATGAAGATATTGACGATATCCTTGCTTATGTAGAGCAGCCAAAACCAGAGCCGCAACAGGCGCAAGCCGGAGAAGGATCTGGGGGTGGTGATTCTTCAGGAGGAGGAGTTTCAATAAATGTTGTTTTAGGTATTCTGCTTTTTGTCCTGGTGATGCTGCTTGCGGTATTGTTCCTTGTGAATAAAACACTTCGCAATTTTGCTCAGGCAAGCGGTGTTGTTATTCCAGAGAAACCTAAGAGAAAACCAATTTGGAAATCTTTTGTTGAAAATCAATTCCTTGTCTTGGTAAGTGCTGTTTTTGGACTACTTGTAGTTGGATACTTTGCTTACGGCTTTTTTATGCAGGTAGGAATAGATCAGGGTTATGAGCCAATTCAACCAATTCATTATTCACATAGAATTCACGCTGGAGATAATCAAATAGATTGTAAATACTGTCACTCTTCAGCCAGAACATCTAAGCAGGCGGGGATACCTTCTCTTAATGTTTGTATGAACTGTCATAAAACAATTTCTGAAGTAGCGCCTGAAACTGCTACTGATGAGTATTCTAAAGAATTTTATGATGGTGAGATCGCTAAATTGTACGATGCAGTTGGTTGGGATGTAGGAGAGCAGGATTACACTGGAGAGCAGAAGCCGGTTAAATGGGTTCGTCTTCATAATCTGCCAGACTTTGCTTACTTTAATCACTCGCAACACGTTTCGGTTGGTGGGGTACAATGTCAAAAATGTCACGGACCAATTGAAGAGATGGAAATCGTTTATCAAGATGCTCCGCTTACTATGGGATGGTGTATTAACTGTCACCGCGATACTAAAGTGAGAATGGAAGGAAACGAATATTACGAGAAAATTCACGAAGAATTATCTAAGAAGTACGGGGTTGAAGAACTTACCGTAGCTCAAATGGGTGGGCTTGAATGTGCAAAGTGCCACTATTAA
- the infB gene encoding translation initiation factor IF-2: MAEAKTMRLNKVLREFNISLDRAVEFLNSKGHDIEARPTTKISPDVYQVLSDEFETDKSKKVESKEVGEEKRKEKEELRLARERELEDKRKVEEKKEDDRRKEEEAISSRAKLAGPKKVGKIDLDKKPEKKAEKEKEEEKPEPAQPEQPAEAKKPETKEEKPEPKETKDSEPKEETPSKEEPKAEEAPKEETPAAEEETKEPESMTHKTNYTKLNGPNFTGKKIDLSQFKKPEKKKDEKKAAEEKKEKEKRKKRRRRISKDVKPGASNQGGGKKGAPRKRAKPITKEEPSEEEVQKQVRETLEKLQGKSGKGKGAKYRRDKRDQHRQRSEDDLAQQETDSKVLKVTEFVTVSEVATMMDVPVTKVISACMSLGMMVTMNQRLDAETLSIVADEFGYEVDFVTADIEETVEEVPENPEDLEDRAPIVTVMGHVDHGKTSLLDYIRKENVIAGESGGITQHIGAYGVELKNGQRMTFLDTPGHEAFTAMRARGAQVTDIAIIVIAADDDVMPQTKEAISHAQAAGVPIVFAINKSDLPTANPEKIKEKLAGMNLLVEDWGGKVQSHDISAKTGLGVEELLEKVLLESEILELKANPSKPATGTVVEAFLDKGRGYVATILVQGGTLKIGDYVLAGRHSGKVKAMHDERGHEVKEAGPATPVSILGLDGAPQAGDKFKVMADEREAKDIAAKRTQLQREQSVRTQRHITLDEIGRRIALGDFKELNIILKGDVDGSVEALTDSFLKLSTEEIQVNIIHKGVGAITESDVLLASASDAVIIGFNVRPAGNARQVADKEEIDIRTYSIIYDAINDLKDAMEGMLSPELKEEITGTAEIRETFKISKVGTIAGCMVTSGKIYRSAGIRLIRDGVVVYTGELASLKRFKDDVKEVAKGYDCGIQVKNYNDIKEGDVIESFREVEVKKKLK, encoded by the coding sequence ATGGCTGAAGCAAAAACAATGCGACTAAACAAAGTATTACGTGAATTCAATATTTCGTTAGATCGGGCTGTAGAATTTTTAAATTCTAAGGGTCACGATATTGAGGCGCGTCCTACTACTAAAATCTCACCAGATGTTTATCAGGTACTTTCTGATGAATTTGAAACCGACAAATCTAAAAAAGTCGAGTCTAAAGAAGTTGGTGAAGAAAAGAGAAAGGAGAAGGAAGAATTACGTTTAGCAAGGGAAAGAGAACTTGAAGACAAGCGTAAAGTTGAGGAGAAGAAAGAGGACGATCGTCGTAAAGAAGAAGAAGCAATCTCTTCCAGGGCCAAATTAGCCGGTCCTAAAAAAGTAGGTAAAATTGATTTGGATAAAAAGCCAGAGAAAAAAGCCGAAAAAGAAAAAGAAGAGGAAAAACCAGAGCCAGCGCAACCTGAACAGCCCGCAGAAGCCAAGAAGCCTGAAACCAAAGAAGAAAAGCCGGAACCTAAAGAAACTAAGGATTCTGAACCTAAGGAAGAAACGCCTTCTAAAGAAGAACCCAAAGCTGAAGAAGCTCCTAAAGAAGAAACCCCTGCAGCTGAAGAAGAGACTAAGGAGCCTGAGTCAATGACTCACAAAACAAATTATACCAAACTTAACGGCCCAAATTTTACCGGTAAGAAAATTGATCTTTCTCAGTTCAAAAAACCTGAAAAGAAAAAAGACGAAAAGAAAGCTGCCGAAGAGAAGAAGGAGAAGGAAAAGCGTAAAAAGCGTCGTCGTAGAATTAGTAAAGATGTGAAGCCTGGTGCTTCAAATCAGGGCGGCGGCAAAAAAGGTGCGCCAAGAAAAAGAGCAAAACCTATTACTAAAGAAGAGCCTAGCGAAGAAGAAGTTCAAAAGCAGGTTCGTGAGACCCTTGAGAAACTTCAGGGTAAATCTGGTAAAGGTAAAGGAGCTAAATATAGAAGAGATAAAAGAGACCAACACCGTCAACGTTCAGAAGACGATTTGGCTCAACAAGAAACTGATAGTAAAGTGCTTAAAGTTACAGAGTTTGTAACTGTAAGTGAGGTTGCCACGATGATGGATGTTCCAGTAACGAAAGTTATTTCGGCCTGTATGTCTCTTGGAATGATGGTAACGATGAATCAGCGTTTAGATGCTGAAACACTTTCTATTGTTGCGGATGAGTTTGGTTATGAAGTAGACTTTGTAACTGCAGATATTGAAGAAACAGTAGAGGAGGTTCCCGAAAATCCCGAAGATCTTGAGGATAGAGCGCCAATTGTAACGGTAATGGGTCACGTAGACCACGGTAAAACTTCTTTGCTGGATTACATTCGTAAAGAAAATGTGATTGCTGGGGAAAGCGGTGGTATTACACAGCATATTGGAGCTTACGGGGTAGAGCTTAAAAACGGTCAAAGAATGACTTTCCTGGATACACCAGGTCACGAAGCCTTTACGGCAATGCGTGCTCGTGGTGCTCAGGTAACAGATATTGCGATTATTGTGATCGCTGCTGATGATGATGTGATGCCGCAAACCAAAGAGGCCATTTCTCACGCCCAGGCTGCCGGTGTTCCAATTGTATTTGCGATCAATAAATCTGATTTGCCAACGGCGAATCCAGAGAAAATTAAAGAAAAACTGGCAGGTATGAACCTGTTGGTTGAAGACTGGGGTGGTAAAGTTCAGTCTCATGATATTTCTGCAAAAACTGGATTGGGAGTTGAAGAGCTCCTGGAGAAAGTTTTATTAGAATCTGAGATTCTTGAATTAAAAGCTAATCCTTCTAAGCCTGCTACAGGTACAGTTGTAGAAGCTTTCCTTGATAAAGGTAGAGGTTATGTTGCAACTATTCTTGTGCAGGGCGGAACCTTGAAAATTGGAGATTACGTTTTAGCGGGTCGCCATAGTGGTAAGGTGAAAGCAATGCACGATGAGAGAGGGCATGAAGTGAAAGAAGCTGGGCCAGCAACGCCGGTTTCCATTCTAGGTCTTGATGGGGCTCCACAAGCTGGTGACAAGTTTAAAGTGATGGCAGATGAACGTGAAGCAAAAGATATCGCGGCTAAGCGAACTCAGTTGCAACGTGAGCAGAGTGTTAGAACTCAACGTCATATTACACTTGATGAAATTGGACGTAGAATTGCTTTAGGTGACTTTAAAGAGCTTAATATTATCCTTAAAGGAGATGTTGATGGTTCTGTAGAAGCCTTAACAGATAGCTTCCTGAAATTATCTACTGAAGAAATTCAGGTGAATATTATTCATAAAGGTGTAGGTGCTATTACAGAAAGTGATGTATTGCTTGCTTCGGCTTCAGATGCGGTAATTATCGGGTTTAACGTTCGTCCTGCTGGAAATGCAAGACAGGTAGCCGATAAGGAGGAAATTGATATTAGAACTTACTCAATTATCTATGACGCGATCAACGATCTTAAAGATGCGATGGAGGGAATGCTTTCTCCAGAGCTTAAAGAAGAGATCACAGGTACTGCAGAAATCAGAGAAACATTTAAGATTTCTAAAGTTGGAACTATTGCGGGTTGTATGGTGACTTCTGGTAAGATTTATAGAAGTGCCGGGATTCGTTTAATTCGCGACGGAGTTGTGGTTTATACTGGAGAGCTTGCTTCATTAAAACGTTTCAAAGACGATGTGAAGGAAGTAGCAAAAGGTTACGACTGTGGTATACAGGTGAAGAATTACAATGATATTAAAGAAGGAGATGTGATAGAATCTTTCCGTGAAGTAGAGGTTAAGAAGAAACTTAAATAA
- the nrfD gene encoding NrfD/PsrC family molybdoenzyme membrane anchor subunit, with amino-acid sequence MSHYEAPIRKPLVTGDKTYHDITVDVAAPVEGRANKSWWIVFSIALVAFLWGVGCIIYTISTGIGTWGLNKTVGWAWDITNFVWWVGIGHAGTLISAVLLLFRQKWRMAINRSAEAMTIFSVMQAGLFPLIHMGRPWLAYWVLPIPNQFGSLWVNFNSPLLWDVFAISTYLSVSLVFWWTGLLPDFAMIRDRAITPFNKKIYGILSFGWSGRAKDWQRFEEVSLVLAGLATPLVLSVHTIVSFDFATSVIPGWHTTIFPPYFVAGAVFSGFAMVNTLLIIMRKVSNLENYITIQHIELMNIVIMITGSIVGVAYITELVIAWYSGVEYEQYAFLNRATGPYAWAYWAMMTCNVFSPQFMWFKKLRTSIMFSFFISIIVNIGMWFERFVIIVTSLHRDYLPSSWTMFSPTFVDIGIFIGTIGFFFVLFLLYARSFPVIAQAEVKTILKSSGAKYKKLRAEHGDDVKHYTPVNIGEPKKNISTKVDKKIGDENAYKEVGGDDGHNDTVNADALMLSEVQKDRIDEMLEGTGSYNPENQTADNLQKLKAVGPFLEQRLHQVGLYTYVQVSKLTQDDFELLDEVIENFPNSAQREDWVAQATELKNK; translated from the coding sequence ATGTCTCATTACGAAGCACCTATACGAAAGCCTTTAGTTACCGGGGATAAGACCTACCACGATATTACCGTGGATGTGGCCGCGCCGGTAGAAGGAAGGGCGAATAAATCCTGGTGGATTGTCTTTTCAATTGCCCTTGTTGCCTTTCTTTGGGGTGTAGGTTGTATAATTTACACTATCTCTACAGGTATTGGAACCTGGGGACTTAATAAAACAGTAGGCTGGGCCTGGGATATCACCAACTTTGTTTGGTGGGTAGGTATTGGTCACGCAGGTACTCTTATTTCGGCTGTACTATTATTGTTCAGGCAAAAATGGAGAATGGCGATTAACCGCTCGGCAGAGGCGATGACTATCTTCTCTGTAATGCAGGCAGGTTTATTCCCTTTAATTCACATGGGTCGACCCTGGTTAGCTTATTGGGTATTGCCTATACCAAATCAATTTGGTTCGTTATGGGTAAACTTTAACTCACCATTGCTTTGGGATGTATTTGCAATTTCAACATATTTATCAGTTTCTCTTGTATTCTGGTGGACAGGTTTATTACCAGATTTTGCGATGATTCGTGACCGGGCAATTACTCCTTTTAATAAAAAAATCTACGGAATTTTAAGTTTCGGTTGGAGTGGACGTGCAAAAGATTGGCAACGTTTCGAGGAAGTTTCTTTGGTACTTGCAGGTCTAGCAACACCATTGGTGCTTTCTGTACACACCATTGTATCTTTTGACTTTGCTACATCGGTTATACCGGGATGGCACACCACGATTTTCCCTCCTTATTTCGTTGCTGGAGCGGTATTTTCTGGTTTTGCCATGGTAAATACCCTTCTTATCATTATGAGAAAGGTATCTAATCTTGAGAATTATATTACCATACAACATATAGAATTGATGAACATCGTAATTATGATTACGGGTTCTATTGTTGGGGTGGCTTATATTACTGAACTTGTTATAGCCTGGTATTCTGGGGTAGAGTATGAGCAGTATGCATTCCTTAACAGGGCAACCGGTCCTTATGCCTGGGCATATTGGGCAATGATGACCTGTAACGTGTTTTCTCCACAGTTTATGTGGTTTAAGAAATTGCGAACAAGTATTATGTTCTCTTTCTTTATCTCAATTATCGTAAATATTGGGATGTGGTTTGAGCGATTTGTAATTATTGTTACTTCGTTGCACCGTGATTACCTTCCATCTTCTTGGACTATGTTTTCTCCAACTTTTGTTGATATAGGTATCTTTATAGGAACTATAGGATTCTTTTTTGTATTGTTCTTACTGTATGCGAGATCTTTCCCTGTAATTGCACAGGCCGAAGTAAAAACAATTCTTAAATCTTCTGGAGCAAAATATAAAAAGCTTAGAGCAGAGCACGGGGATGATGTGAAACATTATACCCCTGTAAATATAGGAGAGCCTAAGAAAAACATTTCAACTAAGGTTGATAAGAAAATTGGCGATGAAAACGCTTACAAGGAAGTAGGTGGAGATGATGGGCATAACGACACTGTTAATGCTGATGCTTTAATGCTTTCTGAAGTTCAAAAAGATAGAATTGATGAAATGCTAGAGGGAACCGGTTCTTATAACCCGGAAAATCAAACAGCAGATAATTTACAAAAACTTAAGGCAGTAGGTCCTTTCCTTGAGCAGCGTTTACACCAGGTAGGTCTTTATACCTATGTACAGGTGAGTAAGCTTACTCAGGATGATTTTGAATTGCTTGATGAAGTGATAGAAAACTTCCCTAATTCAGCACAACGTGAAGATTGGGTTGCGCAGGCAACAGAACTAAAAAATAAGTAA
- a CDS encoding TAT-variant-translocated molybdopterin oxidoreductase: MSSNKKYWKSVEELSENSSVVETLQQKEFAEEIPVNEFLGDKDSLENSKTSRRDFLKYVGFSTAAASLAACEGPVIKSIPYVVQPERIVPGVANYYASTIADGFDFASVLVKTREGRPIKIENNELSKSKGGVNSRVHASVLSMYDANRVKRPIIEGRNVSWEEFDREVGDALENVSGDIVLMTQTFASPSTTKLINEFSEKYPNVRHVVYDTVSEDAALNAFQSKYGKRALPNYDFSKAETIVSVGADFLGDWQGGGYDAGYAKGRVPQEGKMSRHIQFESNMSLSGANADKRIPTTPSQQKAVLAALYGQLVGGSSSTNLPDAVDDAVAKAATQLRRSGSGAVVVSGIPDDNAQALVLAINEALGSDVIDTENARMIRQGNAQEVMQAVEDMKSGSVGAVLMAGVNPVYSLPNGLEFAEALSNVDVSLTFTMKPDETAKLCKFVAATPHYLESWGDIQYTVSDFSLMQPTIRPLFDTRQFQDCLLKWTDNDQAYHDYIKETWSGNIPSWNTALHDGIFKASSPVESASSEVSNMGNVATAARELSQTSENEGLELTLYTKPSMGDGQQANNPWLQEMPDPLTRASWDNYLTVSKADAEELGLENENVSNGALNGSYANLTIDDTVVKNVPVIIQPGQAKGSVGLALGYGKMEGMQKEMQVGVNAYPLYKNLSAVQSVTIEKAPGMHEFACVQLHNTLMGRGDIIKETTLEIFNTQDAKEWNSVPNVSLDHVEKPVTSPEVDMWDGFDRSIGHHFNLSIDLNACTGCGACVVACHAENNVPVVGKSEVRRSRDMHWLRIDRYYSSEDNFIEDLDKKENISGLGSSLSEFGELEEPADNPQVVFQPVMCQHCNHAPCETVCPVAATSHGRQGQNQMIYNRCVGTRYCANNCPYKVRRFNWFNYAQNEEFDYHMNNDLGRMVINPDVTVRSRGVMEKCSMCIQKTQKTILDAKRDGREIEDGEFQTACSAACDKGAMTFGDINKEDAVIRDKKEDDRMYHLLEYVGTKPNVMYQTKIRNTTEA; the protein is encoded by the coding sequence ATGTCATCAAACAAAAAATACTGGAAAAGTGTTGAAGAGCTAAGTGAAAACAGCTCTGTTGTTGAGACGCTCCAACAGAAAGAATTTGCTGAAGAAATTCCGGTTAATGAATTTCTTGGGGATAAAGATTCCCTTGAAAACTCAAAAACTTCAAGAAGGGATTTCTTAAAATATGTTGGGTTTAGTACGGCTGCGGCCTCTTTGGCTGCTTGTGAAGGGCCGGTTATTAAATCTATTCCTTACGTGGTACAGCCGGAGCGTATTGTTCCCGGTGTAGCTAATTATTACGCATCAACAATTGCCGATGGTTTTGATTTTGCAAGTGTATTGGTGAAAACCAGGGAAGGAAGACCTATTAAAATTGAAAACAACGAATTATCGAAGTCTAAAGGTGGGGTTAATTCTCGAGTTCACGCTTCGGTATTGTCAATGTATGATGCAAATAGGGTTAAGCGCCCTATAATTGAGGGAAGAAATGTTTCCTGGGAAGAATTTGACCGTGAGGTTGGAGATGCCCTTGAAAATGTTTCAGGTGATATTGTTTTGATGACTCAAACTTTTGCCAGCCCCTCTACTACGAAATTGATCAATGAATTTTCAGAAAAGTATCCTAATGTGCGTCACGTAGTTTACGATACAGTTTCTGAAGACGCTGCATTAAATGCTTTTCAGTCAAAATACGGAAAACGTGCCTTGCCAAATTACGATTTTTCAAAAGCTGAAACTATCGTATCTGTAGGAGCTGATTTTCTTGGTGACTGGCAGGGTGGTGGCTATGATGCTGGCTACGCTAAGGGGCGTGTGCCTCAGGAGGGCAAAATGTCACGTCATATTCAGTTTGAATCTAATATGAGCTTATCTGGAGCTAATGCAGATAAGCGTATTCCTACTACTCCATCTCAACAAAAAGCAGTTTTAGCTGCGTTGTATGGGCAGTTGGTTGGGGGATCTTCCTCTACCAATCTACCTGATGCTGTAGATGATGCAGTTGCTAAAGCTGCTACTCAGTTAAGAAGATCTGGAAGTGGCGCTGTAGTTGTTTCTGGAATTCCAGATGATAATGCTCAGGCTTTAGTGTTGGCGATTAACGAAGCTCTTGGTAGTGACGTAATTGATACGGAAAACGCAAGAATGATTCGCCAGGGTAATGCTCAAGAGGTAATGCAAGCGGTTGAAGATATGAAATCTGGATCTGTAGGTGCAGTTTTAATGGCTGGTGTGAACCCGGTTTATTCTTTACCAAACGGATTAGAATTTGCTGAAGCTTTATCAAATGTTGATGTTTCGCTAACCTTTACTATGAAGCCTGATGAAACGGCTAAGCTTTGTAAATTTGTAGCTGCAACTCCTCATTATTTAGAGAGCTGGGGCGATATTCAATATACTGTTTCAGACTTTAGTTTGATGCAGCCTACCATTAGACCTTTGTTTGATACAAGACAGTTTCAGGATTGTTTGTTGAAATGGACAGATAATGATCAGGCTTATCACGATTATATAAAAGAAACCTGGAGTGGAAATATTCCTTCCTGGAATACTGCATTGCACGATGGAATCTTTAAAGCGAGTTCGCCCGTAGAATCTGCTTCGTCTGAAGTTTCAAATATGGGTAATGTTGCTACGGCAGCAAGAGAACTATCTCAAACTTCTGAAAATGAAGGCCTGGAGTTAACGCTATATACTAAACCTTCTATGGGTGATGGTCAACAGGCTAATAACCCATGGTTACAAGAAATGCCAGATCCTTTAACAAGGGCTTCCTGGGATAACTATCTTACTGTTTCTAAAGCTGATGCTGAGGAATTAGGTTTGGAAAATGAAAATGTTTCTAATGGAGCTTTAAATGGAAGCTATGCTAATCTAACTATAGATGATACTGTAGTTAAGAATGTTCCTGTGATCATCCAGCCTGGTCAGGCAAAAGGTTCTGTGGGGCTTGCGCTTGGTTATGGTAAGATGGAGGGAATGCAAAAGGAAATGCAGGTAGGTGTAAATGCTTACCCATTGTATAAAAATTTAAGTGCTGTTCAGTCTGTTACCATTGAAAAGGCTCCGGGAATGCACGAATTTGCTTGCGTTCAGCTTCACAATACCTTAATGGGGCGTGGAGATATTATAAAAGAAACTACGCTAGAGATTTTTAACACTCAAGATGCTAAAGAATGGAATTCAGTTCCTAATGTGTCTTTAGATCACGTAGAAAAGCCTGTAACTTCTCCAGAAGTTGATATGTGGGATGGTTTTGACAGAAGTATTGGTCATCATTTCAATCTTTCTATAGATCTTAACGCTTGTACCGGTTGTGGTGCGTGTGTTGTGGCCTGTCATGCTGAGAATAATGTTCCTGTAGTAGGTAAAAGTGAAGTGAGACGTTCTCGTGATATGCACTGGTTGCGTATTGATAGGTATTATTCTTCTGAAGATAACTTTATAGAAGATCTTGATAAGAAAGAAAATATTTCAGGTTTAGGAAGTTCGCTTTCTGAATTTGGAGAATTGGAAGAGCCTGCAGATAATCCTCAGGTAGTATTTCAGCCTGTTATGTGTCAGCACTGCAATCACGCTCCTTGTGAGACCGTATGTCCAGTAGCTGCAACTTCTCACGGAAGACAGGGTCAAAACCAAATGATTTATAACCGTTGTGTAGGTACAAGGTATTGTGCTAACAACTGTCCTTACAAAGTACGTCGTTTCAACTGGTTTAATTATGCTCAAAACGAAGAGTTCGATTATCATATGAATAACGACCTTGGTAGAATGGTTATTAATCCAGATGTAACTGTACGTTCTAGAGGGGTTATGGAGAAGTGTTCTATGTGTATTCAAAAAACACAAAAGACTATTCTTGATGCCAAGCGTGATGGAAGAGAAATTGAAGATGGTGAATTCCAAACTGCTTGTTCTGCAGCCTGTGATAAAGGTGCAATGACCTTTGGTGATATAAATAAAGAAGATGCTGTAATTCGCGATAAAAAAGAGGATGACAGAATGTATCACCTGTTGGAGTATGTAGGTACTAAACCAAATGTTATGTACCAAACAAAAATTAGGAATACAACAGAAGCTTAA